A single Curtobacterium sp. MCJR17_020 DNA region contains:
- a CDS encoding SDR family NAD(P)-dependent oxidoreductase: MTTTLITGANRSLGLETVRRLVDAGHTVYAGMRDPATGDEARALGAQVVQLDVTDQDSIDAAIATIPALDVLVNNAGILGTSFGVDDLDAAAMATVLDTNVTGIVRVTQAALPLLRASDHPVIVNVASGVGFARWLTTPGHDEYPVPAVPYAASKAAVIALTVQYAKNLPGFRVNVSDPGYTATEFNGFGGHQTITEGTDATVALATVGPDGPTGEFHNRDGRIEY, encoded by the coding sequence ATGACAACGACACTCATCACCGGAGCCAACCGCAGCCTCGGGCTCGAGACCGTCCGCCGCCTGGTCGACGCGGGCCACACCGTGTACGCCGGCATGCGCGACCCCGCCACGGGCGACGAGGCGCGTGCCCTCGGCGCCCAGGTGGTCCAGCTCGACGTGACCGACCAGGACAGCATCGACGCCGCGATCGCGACCATCCCCGCCCTCGACGTGCTCGTGAACAACGCCGGCATCCTCGGGACGTCGTTCGGGGTCGACGACCTCGACGCCGCCGCGATGGCCACCGTGCTCGACACCAACGTGACGGGCATCGTCCGGGTCACGCAGGCGGCGCTCCCGCTCCTGCGGGCATCCGACCACCCCGTGATCGTGAACGTCGCCTCGGGCGTGGGGTTCGCCAGGTGGTTGACGACCCCGGGCCACGACGAGTACCCGGTGCCGGCTGTGCCCTACGCCGCGTCGAAGGCCGCGGTGATCGCGCTGACCGTGCAGTACGCGAAGAACCTGCCCGGGTTCCGCGTCAACGTCAGCGACCCCGGGTACACCGCCACGGAGTTCAACGGCTTCGGTGGACACCAGACGATCACCGAGGGCACCGACGCGACCGTCGCGCTCGCCACGGTCGGGCCGGACGGGCCCACGGGGGAGTTCCACAACCGGGACGGCCGCATCGAGTACTGA
- a CDS encoding helix-turn-helix transcriptional regulator, translating to MSEFASVLRSWRDRVRPEEVGLPAGPGRRTPGLRREELAALAGVSVDYVVRLEQGRALNPSPQLLGALATALRLTAAERDHLCRVAGVAPPSFQVVPRHITPGVQRLVDRLGDVPIAVFTATHDIVLWNDLWAALNGDPSRAVGIERNLVWRHFMHAHDGVEWDDEHQEEFSSDLAADLRQASGRYPADRDLAELVARLRRESPEFERRWDTGRIAEHRASRKQVHTPVGPIEIDCDVLTVPGGDLRIVVYTAVPGTEDAAKLDLLRVTGLQQFTTAP from the coding sequence ATGAGCGAGTTCGCGAGTGTGTTGCGTTCCTGGCGCGACCGCGTCCGTCCCGAAGAGGTCGGCCTGCCGGCCGGGCCCGGCCGACGGACCCCCGGTCTCCGACGCGAGGAGCTCGCCGCGCTCGCCGGGGTGAGCGTCGACTACGTCGTCCGCCTCGAGCAGGGCCGCGCGCTGAACCCCTCACCCCAGCTGCTCGGCGCCCTCGCCACCGCGCTCCGGCTCACCGCGGCCGAGCGCGACCACCTGTGCCGGGTCGCCGGCGTCGCTCCCCCGTCGTTCCAGGTCGTCCCGCGGCACATCACCCCCGGGGTGCAGCGGCTCGTCGACCGGCTCGGCGACGTCCCGATCGCGGTGTTCACGGCGACGCACGACATCGTGCTGTGGAACGACCTGTGGGCTGCGCTGAACGGAGACCCCTCGCGCGCGGTCGGGATCGAGCGCAACCTGGTGTGGCGGCACTTCATGCACGCACACGACGGCGTCGAGTGGGACGACGAGCACCAGGAGGAGTTCTCGAGCGACCTCGCGGCGGACCTCCGTCAGGCGTCCGGCCGCTACCCCGCCGACCGCGATCTGGCCGAGCTCGTCGCGCGGCTCCGCCGGGAGTCGCCCGAATTCGAACGTCGCTGGGACACCGGGCGCATCGCCGAGCACCGGGCCAGCCGCAAGCAGGTGCACACGCCCGTCGGGCCCATCGAGATCGACTGCGACGTGCTGACGGTGCCGGGCGGCGACCTGCGGATCGTCGTCTACACCGCGGTCCCCGGCACCGAGGACGCCGCGAAGCTCGACCTGCTTCGGGTCACCGGCCTCCAGCAGTTCACGACGGCGCCGTGA
- a CDS encoding alcohol dehydrogenase catalytic domain-containing protein has product MRAVQYDQFGSAPSIVALPDPVAPDHGVVVRVAATGLCRSDWHAWKGHDDSVALPHVPGHEFAGVVTAVGDSVTRVSVGDRVTAPFVFACGTCPECVDGATQVCTRQQQPGFTLPGSYAESVVIPHADVNVVALPDAVGFAEAAALGCRFGTAYHALHARGRVAAGEWVVVFGCGGVGLSTIIVAVAAGAQVIAVDVSSAALERAAALGAITVPMDEGAVAAVRARTDGGAHVSIDAFGSRATSVAAVASLRPRGRHVQVGLLLDDEAEPVIPMGRVIADELELLGSHGISVGEYAAMLADVVIGRLRPDDSIGRTIGFDDLPGAIVAMDRPATSTGMTVAVF; this is encoded by the coding sequence ATGCGCGCAGTCCAGTACGACCAGTTCGGATCCGCCCCGTCGATCGTCGCCCTGCCCGATCCGGTGGCACCGGACCACGGTGTCGTCGTCCGGGTCGCAGCGACCGGGTTGTGCCGCAGTGACTGGCACGCCTGGAAGGGGCACGACGACTCCGTCGCACTGCCGCACGTCCCCGGGCACGAGTTCGCCGGTGTCGTCACGGCCGTCGGGGACTCGGTGACCCGGGTGTCGGTCGGCGACCGCGTGACCGCACCCTTCGTGTTCGCTTGCGGGACGTGCCCGGAGTGCGTCGACGGCGCCACCCAGGTGTGCACGCGACAGCAGCAACCCGGGTTCACGCTGCCCGGCTCCTACGCCGAGTCGGTCGTCATCCCGCACGCCGACGTCAACGTGGTCGCACTCCCGGACGCCGTGGGGTTCGCCGAAGCCGCGGCACTCGGGTGCCGGTTCGGGACGGCGTACCACGCCCTGCACGCCCGAGGTCGGGTCGCGGCGGGGGAGTGGGTGGTCGTGTTCGGCTGCGGCGGCGTCGGCCTGTCGACGATCATCGTCGCGGTCGCGGCGGGCGCCCAGGTGATCGCGGTCGACGTCTCGTCCGCCGCACTCGAACGCGCGGCGGCTCTCGGTGCCATCACGGTGCCGATGGACGAAGGGGCAGTCGCCGCGGTCCGCGCTCGGACCGACGGCGGCGCGCACGTCTCGATCGACGCCTTCGGCAGCCGAGCGACCTCCGTCGCAGCGGTCGCATCCCTGCGCCCTCGGGGACGTCACGTGCAGGTCGGCCTGCTGCTCGACGACGAGGCCGAGCCGGTGATCCCGATGGGTCGCGTCATCGCCGATGAACTCGAACTCCTCGGGAGCCACGGAATCTCAGTGGGGGAGTACGCGGCAATGCTCGCCGACGTCGTCATCGGGCGACTGCGCCCGGACGACTCGATCGGCCGGACCATCGGCTTCGACGACCTGCCGGGCGCGATCGTGGCCATGGACCGTCCCGCCACGTCGACCGGGATGACCGTCGCCGTCTTCTAG
- a CDS encoding GNAT family N-acetyltransferase produces MTALHFSADPADLDVDRVHRWLSEQSYWARGRSRATQDAVIAGSRNFGVYDTATGAQLGYARVITDGVTFGWLADVFVDPDARGRGVGVALVQGVTEAIEPLGLKRFALFTADAQGLYERFGFRPLPDPEGWMMRPGPGFGADVHD; encoded by the coding sequence ATGACCGCACTGCACTTCTCCGCCGACCCCGCCGACCTCGACGTCGACCGCGTGCACCGCTGGCTCAGCGAGCAGTCGTACTGGGCGCGGGGTCGCAGTCGTGCCACCCAGGACGCGGTCATCGCCGGGTCCCGCAACTTCGGCGTCTACGACACCGCGACGGGCGCGCAGCTCGGGTACGCCCGGGTGATCACCGACGGGGTGACGTTCGGCTGGTTGGCCGACGTGTTCGTCGATCCGGACGCTCGTGGCCGTGGCGTCGGCGTCGCCCTCGTGCAGGGCGTGACCGAGGCGATCGAGCCACTCGGGTTGAAGCGGTTCGCCCTGTTCACCGCCGACGCGCAGGGCCTGTACGAGCGGTTCGGGTTCCGTCCGCTCCCCGACCCGGAGGGCTGGATGATGCGCCCTGGGCCGGGGTTCGGTGCCGATGTGCACGACTGA
- a CDS encoding SdrD B-like domain-containing protein, which produces MRTRFPIRAAVATALSMTLPLAAVAPASATTAVRGAIGPTASVGPAGIVGLAVKVTKDGNGPFSPDDRPGGDSSPMNGIVRTLDAITYSVEMSVNDGGSVNQRFVVSAPTGTTWAGLPKPCTGAASRIDGQRLTCSVGDLDEGHLVEVPVVLDVSGSMRHGDAIDVTAEATADNADNGVVTADAPTVTVSAAARYNLSKDVVRSSLTPDFAGPDGEPGLRLVYPIAVNWEPVIAGQGLLGFESSAGPMTFTDDLSEILGDLPQTAVLWNGTAPACGVNAANGWRFDGLPGGRGGGARNVVDSGAIDCEQSAPGADVDVTITDTVTDPDRIPTQSLNGGPVTGGTRAYFVSGYLSLWLPYPPDGNSVLSVNRYSALQTTSASGGQNYPGREEPLADNSTSRNLVGRGSGTAGKRLWRVIDRAGTVVEGSARAGDPWVTHGQVLRSDVTVHNDGFSRYVGTIVCDTFDRGTQHLTSGGTPGATAWTSGLSGSRVEYAAYDMTSPASGQQHTCGADDGPWFVSPDDVPGGRTAVGAVRAVGDVAGGATAVLHTYVAVASVPSGTRAHDFGHALFGDHTDTWTHDTTRPENGAGAMADSVLVTENLARIGKKIVDPGSTADDTPDKTSFVVSGSTLEYALYPTLTNGHSDGQPTTVTVRDVLPMHTDYLPESASRPAEIDTITDSAGNLRQRLTWTLDDVQPNTKITPITYEVQVSRLAPAGPVQNYATIVSPTDNSESFRRDTQRAVQVVAAAGVGVEKVATEPVVATGDQLEWDLTYTNRDARGISGLDVIDVLPHHGDPQGSAFHGTVSLADRVDTAPGARETVRYTTTDPASIALDGTAASNQPGGSTVWCAAEDLGDAACGSAELADVTAVRIERTDEVAPGQSVRHHLALRTRGERDGDTYTNRFGLRASNLELTALSNRATVRLVAGSIGDRVWTDSNRDGLQDADEAGVDGVPVRLSGTDDRGADVERETESGADGEYHFDGLRPGNYVVDFAAPDGRRFTKEHVGTDRAVDSDAGQDGETSGVSIAWERTDEGAKESITRNRTIDAGVLPGDAPPAPGPDPGTRPVPAPGPSSGLTTGTTTPTGPTTSPTVAPPAGAPGGGQELAFTGTSGMPLILGGALLLLALGAAMLGTNRNQGHRR; this is translated from the coding sequence ATGCGAACACGCTTCCCGATCCGAGCAGCAGTCGCCACGGCGTTGTCGATGACGCTCCCGCTCGCTGCCGTCGCCCCGGCGAGCGCGACCACCGCAGTCAGGGGAGCAATCGGCCCGACCGCGTCCGTCGGTCCGGCCGGGATCGTCGGTCTCGCCGTGAAGGTCACGAAGGACGGGAACGGCCCGTTCAGCCCGGACGACCGACCCGGTGGCGACTCGAGCCCGATGAACGGCATCGTGCGGACACTCGACGCGATCACCTACAGCGTCGAGATGAGCGTGAACGACGGCGGCAGCGTCAACCAACGGTTCGTCGTCAGCGCTCCGACCGGCACGACCTGGGCCGGGCTGCCGAAGCCGTGCACCGGGGCGGCGTCGCGCATCGACGGCCAGCGCCTCACCTGCTCGGTCGGTGACCTGGACGAGGGCCACCTCGTCGAGGTCCCCGTGGTGCTCGACGTCTCCGGCAGCATGCGTCACGGCGACGCGATCGACGTGACGGCCGAGGCCACAGCGGACAACGCGGACAACGGCGTCGTGACGGCAGACGCGCCGACCGTGACGGTCTCGGCGGCCGCGCGCTACAACCTCAGCAAGGACGTCGTCCGTTCGTCACTCACCCCCGACTTCGCCGGTCCCGACGGCGAGCCAGGCCTGCGTCTCGTCTACCCGATCGCGGTCAACTGGGAGCCCGTCATCGCCGGACAGGGCCTGCTCGGCTTCGAGTCGAGCGCCGGGCCGATGACCTTCACCGACGACCTCTCCGAGATCCTCGGCGACTTGCCGCAGACCGCGGTGCTCTGGAACGGGACAGCGCCCGCCTGTGGGGTGAACGCGGCGAACGGCTGGCGGTTCGACGGTCTCCCGGGCGGACGCGGCGGCGGAGCGCGCAACGTGGTCGACTCGGGGGCGATCGACTGCGAGCAGTCCGCGCCCGGTGCGGACGTCGATGTCACGATCACGGACACGGTCACGGATCCGGACCGCATCCCGACGCAGTCCCTCAACGGTGGCCCGGTCACCGGCGGCACCAGGGCGTACTTCGTGTCGGGCTACCTGAGCCTGTGGCTGCCCTACCCACCAGACGGCAACTCCGTCCTGTCGGTCAACCGGTACTCGGCCCTGCAGACCACCTCGGCGAGCGGCGGCCAGAACTACCCCGGCCGCGAGGAACCGCTCGCCGACAACTCCACGTCGCGCAACCTGGTGGGTCGTGGATCCGGCACCGCCGGCAAACGACTCTGGCGCGTGATCGACCGCGCCGGCACGGTGGTCGAGGGGTCCGCCCGCGCGGGCGATCCGTGGGTGACGCACGGGCAGGTCCTGCGCAGCGACGTCACCGTCCACAACGACGGGTTCAGCCGGTACGTCGGCACGATCGTCTGCGACACGTTCGACCGCGGGACTCAGCACCTCACCAGCGGTGGCACCCCCGGGGCCACCGCGTGGACCAGCGGGCTGAGTGGATCGAGGGTCGAGTACGCGGCCTACGACATGACGAGCCCCGCGTCCGGGCAGCAGCACACGTGCGGCGCCGACGACGGCCCGTGGTTCGTCAGTCCGGATGACGTGCCCGGTGGTCGTACCGCCGTCGGCGCCGTGCGCGCGGTCGGCGACGTCGCCGGTGGGGCGACTGCGGTGCTGCACACGTACGTCGCGGTGGCGTCCGTGCCGTCGGGTACCCGCGCCCACGACTTCGGCCACGCGCTGTTCGGCGACCACACCGACACCTGGACCCACGACACGACCCGTCCGGAGAACGGTGCCGGAGCGATGGCGGACAGCGTCCTGGTCACGGAGAACCTGGCGCGCATCGGGAAGAAGATCGTCGATCCAGGCTCGACCGCAGACGACACACCGGACAAGACGAGCTTCGTCGTCTCCGGGAGCACCCTCGAGTACGCCCTCTACCCGACCCTCACCAACGGCCATTCCGATGGGCAGCCGACCACCGTGACGGTGCGCGATGTCCTGCCGATGCACACCGACTACCTCCCCGAGAGCGCATCCCGTCCGGCTGAGATCGACACCATCACGGACAGTGCCGGCAACCTCCGCCAGCGCCTCACCTGGACACTCGACGACGTGCAGCCGAACACGAAGATCACGCCGATCACCTACGAGGTGCAGGTGTCGAGACTCGCGCCCGCCGGGCCGGTGCAGAACTACGCGACCATCGTGTCGCCGACGGACAACTCCGAGTCGTTCCGCCGCGACACCCAACGAGCGGTGCAGGTCGTCGCCGCGGCCGGTGTCGGTGTGGAGAAGGTGGCGACCGAACCCGTCGTCGCGACGGGGGACCAGCTCGAGTGGGACCTGACCTACACGAACCGCGATGCCCGGGGCATCAGCGGCCTCGACGTCATCGACGTCCTGCCGCACCACGGCGACCCGCAGGGATCGGCCTTCCACGGGACGGTCTCGCTGGCGGATCGCGTCGACACCGCGCCTGGTGCCCGTGAGACCGTGCGCTACACCACGACCGATCCGGCTTCGATCGCGCTCGACGGGACGGCCGCGTCCAACCAGCCAGGCGGGAGCACCGTCTGGTGCGCGGCGGAGGACCTCGGAGACGCCGCGTGTGGGTCCGCGGAACTCGCCGACGTGACCGCCGTCCGGATCGAACGAACCGACGAAGTCGCCCCGGGTCAGTCGGTCCGACACCACCTCGCGCTGCGCACTCGCGGGGAGCGTGACGGCGACACGTACACGAACCGCTTCGGGCTCCGCGCCTCGAACCTCGAGCTCACCGCGCTGTCGAACCGCGCCACCGTTCGGCTGGTCGCCGGCAGCATCGGGGACCGGGTCTGGACGGACAGCAACCGCGACGGTCTCCAGGATGCCGACGAGGCGGGAGTCGACGGCGTTCCGGTTCGTCTGTCCGGCACGGACGACCGGGGTGCCGACGTCGAACGCGAGACCGAATCCGGTGCTGACGGCGAGTACCACTTCGACGGGCTCCGCCCGGGGAACTACGTCGTGGACTTCGCAGCTCCGGACGGCCGGCGGTTCACGAAGGAACACGTCGGAACTGATCGCGCCGTCGACTCGGACGCCGGCCAGGACGGCGAGACGTCCGGGGTCTCGATCGCATGGGAACGCACCGACGAAGGCGCGAAGGAGTCCATCACCCGGAACCGCACCATCGATGCCGGGGTGCTGCCGGGCGATGCGCCGCCGGCCCCTGGGCCCGACCCCGGCACCCGCCCGGTTCCGGCTCCGGGCCCGAGCTCCGGTCTGACGACCGGGACGACGACGCCGACCGGCCCGACGACCAGTCCGACGGTCGCACCCCCGGCCGGTGCACCCGGAGGCGGCCAGGAGCTCGCCTTCACCGGCACCTCAGGTATGCCGCTCATCCTCGGTGGTGCCCTGCTGCTGCTGGCGCTCGGGGCCGCGATGCTCGGGACGAATCGGAACCAGGGGCACCGGCGCTGA